Proteins encoded within one genomic window of Anastrepha ludens isolate Willacy chromosome 4, idAnaLude1.1, whole genome shotgun sequence:
- the LOC128860818 gene encoding uncharacterized protein LOC128860818, which produces MRLFLALTFVAAVTADVSHLFAHSDNLQDDGYHYNRPSGGAVVDVPAGHRHAASAPSPSYSSGSFGGSSYQSGSAPASYFSGGSSYQAASAPAASYSHGVSHQAASGGSSYHAASAPSASYAPDSSHVAASAPAASYSSGSSYGSAPAPAASYSSGAIGGSSYQAASAPAASYSHGVSHQAASAPAASYSSGSSYGSASAPAASYSSGAIGGSSYQAASAPAASYSHGVSHQVASAPAASYSSGSSHGSASAPAASYSSGAIGGSSYQAASAPAASYSHGVSHQVASAPAASYSSGSSHGSASAPAASYSSGAIGGSSYQAASAPAASYSHGAASSPSASYSGSSSYHAAPASAASAPAGSYSGSSYHAASAPTTSYSHGSSHQAASAPAASYSSSSSRFSASAPAGSFGGSSYNAAPAASAPAPVHRSPAPARQAAGAKDENGYHYEAPKTPFESRPEPVKEYLPPPPTKRPPPPPPPPKPAPKRPSPPPPPPKEYLPPPPTNKPAPPARPPPPPPAPKRPPPPPPKEYLPPPPTNKPAPPAPKRPAPPPPPPPPPSPPKEYLPPSSGPKGYSYPNDPQPPFSS; this is translated from the exons ATG AGATTATTTTTAGCGCTAACTTTCGTGGCGGCAGTCACGGCTGATGTGTCACACCTTTTCGCACATAGTGATAATCTGCAGGATGATGGGTATCACTACAATAGGCCAAGTGGCGGAGCAGTTGTAGACGTCCCTGCTGGCCATAGGCATGCCGCCTCGGCTCCATCTCCATCATACTCTTCAGGTTCATTTGGTGGTTCATCTTATCAAAGTGGGTCAGCTCCAGCCAGTTATTTTTCAGGAGGCTCGTCTTATCAAGCTGCTTCAGCTCCTGCTGCTTCTTATTCGCATGGAGTGTCTCACCAAGCCGCCTCAGGTGGTTCATCCTACCACGCTGCTTCAGCTCCGTCTGCTTCTTATGCACCTGATTCGTCTCACGTAGCTGCCTCAGCTCCTGCTGCATCTTATTCAAGTGGCTCATCTTATGGCTCTGCACCAGCCCCTGCTGCTTCGTATTCTTCAGGTGCAATTGGTGGTTCGTCTTATCAAGCTGCTTCAGCTCCTGCTGCTTCTTATTCGCATGGAGTATCTCACCAAGCCGCCTCAGCTCCTGCTGCATCTTATTCAAGTGGCTCATCTTATGGCTCTGCATCCGCTCCTGCTGCTTCGTATTCTTCAGGTGCAATTGGTGGCTCGTCTTATCAAGCTGCTTCAGCTCCTGCTGCTTCTTATTCACATGGAGTATCTCACCAAGTCGCCTCAGCTCCTGCTGCATCTTATTCAAGTGGCTCATCTCATGGCTCTGCATCCGCTCCTGCTGCTTCGTATTCTTCAGGTGCAATTGGTGGCTCGTCTTATCAAGCTGCTTCAGCTCCTGCTGCTTCTTATTCACATGGAGTATCTCACCAAGTCGCCTCAGCTCCTGCTGCATCTTATTCAAGTGGCTCATCTCATGGCTCTGCATCCGCTCCTGCTGCTTCGTATTCTTCAGGTGCAATTGGTGGCTCGTCTTATCAAGCTGCTTCAGCTCCTGCTGCTTCCTATTCGCATGGAGCTGCCTCATCCCCTTCGGCATCTTATTCAGGTAGCTCATCGTACCACGCTGCTCCAGCTTCAGCTGCCTCAGCTCCTGCTGGATCTTATTCAGGTAGCTCTTACCATGCTGCCTCAGCCCCTACCACGTCTTACTCTCATGGTTCCTCTCACCAAGCTGCCTCAGCTCCAGCTGCATCTTACTCAAGCAGTTCATCTCGCTTTTCCGCTTCTGCTCCAGCTGGTTCGTTCGGAGGCTCGTCTTACAATGCCGCTCCAGCTGCCTCTGCCCCAGCTCCAGTTCACCGTTCTCCAGCTCCTGCCCGACAAGCAGCCGGCGCCAAAGACGAAAATGGTTATCATTATGAAGCTCCAAAAACTCCTTTTGAAAGCCGCCCGGAGCCAGTAAAAGAATACTTACCCCCACCACCAACAAAACGACCACCACCCCCACCACCTCCACCAAAGCCAGCACCCAAACGCCCTTCTCCACCTCCACCACCACCAAAGGAATACTTGCCTCCACCACCAACCAATAAACCTGCTCCGCCGGCTCGCCCTCCACCTCCTCCACCAGCGCCAAAACGTCCACCCCCACCACCACCAAAGGAATATCTGCCTCCTCCCCCAACCAATAAACCAGCTCCACCCGCACCAAAACGCCCCgcaccgccaccaccaccaccaccaccaccctcCCCACCAAAGGAATACCTCCCACCATCATCTGGACCAAAAGGATACTCCTACCCTAATGACCCTCAGCCACCCTTCAGCTCCTAA
- the LOC128860601 gene encoding uncharacterized protein LOC128860601 — MSYYRQRLKYSEIISAILLLVVHIPLMRAVKTIDLTTEYTLESKSTAINNRGSKLLKNSMPPKAAVRMDSFDNRGAEKREEPSKQLLAKMSSKSYISKPNSTTAPTPAKLAKRAGSTAEIKQKKISKENTNRTGDTAARSKLRQEADHIPDSSGHIPYRIGRPHLASPEYDSTGVSSISNDGGDTYQTVSYEADKWPNDYWERDYNKHFSFNTTRVQHIEAECQDDYMKIRIGFNATFSGLVYSAGYAYDPDCMYINGSGRDYYEFYIQLNRCGTLGKNALHDEKRKNPTNFMWNTVTVQYNPLIEEEYDEHFKVTCEYGYDFWKTVTFPFLDVEVATGNPVVFTLSPPECYMEIQNGYGIGGPRVTGPVRVGDPLTLIIYMRSKYDGFDIVVNDCYAHNGANKRIQLIDEYGCPVDDKLISRFRGSWSDSGVFETQVYAYMKTFRFTGSPALYIECDVRMCHGRCPSQPCHWRNLKAVTKRDISNSTASKFQSTLEPTTPANKEGTIMLKDSSFDSTTIAGEEVMTSTGTGNPVSSLSENVNLFQSLRVLQEGESEGDDVYSYARHLEPSKHQTCLKTTIFSALTVTFSVVMCVLSGALMVACSRLKQRSKDASLYDTYITHKGQID, encoded by the exons ATGTCATATTATCGACAAAGATTAAAGTATTCGGAGATTATCAGCGCCATTCTTCTGCTCGTGGTGCAT ATACCGTTGATGAGAGCAGTTAAAACAATTGATTTAACCACTGAATACACTCTTGAAAGCAAATCAACTGCTATTAACAACCGAGGCTCTAAACTTTTAAAGAACTCAATGCCACCGAAAGCTGCAGTAAGAATGGATAGCTTCGATAACAGAGGGGCTGAGAAACGCGAAGAACCTTCAAAGCAGTTACTTGCGAAAATGTCATCTAAATCGTATATTAGTAAGCCAAACTCAACAACAGCACCCACGCCGGCTAAGCTTGCAAAGCGTGCTGGTTCTACCGCTGAGATCAAACAAAAG aaaattagCAAAGAGAACACAAATCGAACTGGAGACACGGCAGCACGCAGCAAACTTCGTCAAGAGGCA GACCATATTCCGGACTCATCGGGGCATATACCGTATCGGATAGGTCGACCACATTTAGCATCACCAGAGTACGATTCCACTGGTGTTAGTTCGATTTCTAATGATGGCGGTGACACTTACCAAACAGTATCTTATGAGGCGGATAAGTGGCCAAACGATTACTGGGAACGGGACTATAACAAACATTTTTCCTTCAACACCACCCGAGTTCAGC ATATTGAGGCAGAGTGTCAAGATGACTACATGAAGATTAGAATTGGATTTAATGCGACTTTCAGTGGACTAGTGTATTCAGCAGGCTATGCGTATGACCCCGATTGCATGTATATTAATGGCTCAGGAAGAGACTATTATGAGTTCTACATTCAGTTGAATCGCTGCGGAACTCTAGGAAAAAATGCACTTCATGATGAAAAACGGAAAAATCCAACT AATTTTATGTGGAATACTGTGACGGTTCAATATAACCCACTTATTGAAGAAGAATATGATGAACATTTCAAAGTAACTTGCGAGTACGGCTATGATTTTTGGAAAACGGTGACTTTTCCATTTTTGGATGTAGA AGTGGCTACTGGCAACCCTGTCGTCTTTACTCTAAGCCCACCTGAGTGCTACATGGAAATACAAAATGGTTACGGCATTGGAGGTCCACGTGTTACCGGACCTGTGCGTGTTGGCGACCCGCTTACTTTAATCATTTACATGCGCAGCAAATACG ACGGTTTCGACATTGTAGTGAACGATTGCTATGCTCACAATGGTGCTAACAAGAGAATTCAGCTTATAGATGAATATGGTTGTCCGGTAGATGATAAGCTAATTTCACGATTCCGTGGGTCTTGGTCTGATTCTGGCGTTTTTGAAACTCAGGTGTACGCATATATGAAGACGTTTCGATTCACCGGATCTCCAGCACTTTACATTGAATGTGACGTACGAATGTGTCATGGTCGATGCCCT agTCAGCCGTGCCACTGGCGAAATTTGAAAGCTGTGACCAAACGTGATATCTCAAATTCGACGGCATCGAAATTTCAATCAACCCTGGAGCCAACAACACCAGCAAACAAGGAAGGAACTATCATGCTTAAAGATTCCTCTTTTGATTCCACAACCATAGCAGGCGAGGAAGTAATGACATCCACAGGCACAGGAAATCCTGTTAGCTCCTTATCAGAAAATGTAAACCTCTTTCAATCGCTTCGAGTGTTGCAAGAAGGCGAATCTGAGGGCGACGATGTTTACTCATATGCGCGCCATCTAGAGCCATCTAAGCATCAAACCTGCCTAAAAACGACGATATTTTCAGCGCTAACTGTCACATTTTCAGTAGTGATGTGTGTGCTATCAGGTGCATTGATGGTGGCATGTTCTCGTCTAAAGCAACGCAGTAAAGACGCATCTTTATATGACACATACATCACCCATAAAGGTCAAATTGATTAA